A region of the Aethina tumida isolate Nest 87 chromosome 3, icAetTumi1.1, whole genome shotgun sequence genome:
TTGAttagataaaaatcaattaataaataaattaggttaatcttatttataaattatatattttataaatatattaatgggagacactaaaaataacatttgtttcaacaaattattaaaaaacacgtGTTGAACAACTGCTAATTTATCAAACAACTGTTGTTTCtagcaaaatttataatattttacaaactaaaaaggatcctatttaatttttaattaactaatcgtcgaaatattttattaacccaTCGAATCTTACTGTTTTTAAGACAATTCTTGTGAGAAAAATAGGATTTAAGTAAAATCTAACTTCAGATACCATTGTGTTGATCAAATAAGTTAATCTAGAAGGATTTTGTCAttcttaactaattaaatgttaaaatattttattattttattaaaatttattatcaactgATTGTTTGTAAGACTATTCTTATTAGAAAAGTAGGATTTAATTAAGATCTAACTTCAAATACCATTGtgttggttaaaaaattaatcaagaaggtttctctttaatttttaattaattgaatgttaaaatattttatcaattcatCGAAAACAACTAACCTAACTAATCTCAGATGTTGTCCGCCTATTCTAGAAACTCCTTATATCAttgttttatagaaattttaatttttggctttaattaaatgtattaatatagttatttcatgtgtaattaaatattggtaAAAGTAGTAGAAAGTTAATTATGTAGCAGCCAGcgaaatcaatcaattacGGGAATGGATTCCAATTTCCAGTAAAATggtttatgataatttataaaatatttactgccAGACTTTACCCATCTTCTTAAAGCTGTAATTTGAACAGTTTCTTAAAAAAACtaccagaaaaaataatataataataatttactttggtGCTTGTTAATTCAGATATTCCTGCTGCTGTTCCTGCTGCTCTACCTGGCTAGCTTCGGCCTGCTTCGCCGGTACCGCAGGCACGGTCGCGAGGACTACTACAGCACGGACGAGGACGAGGTGACCGTCTACAGGATCAGCACCTGGCTCTGCACCTTCTCACTTGCCGTGTCCATCGGGGCGGTGCTCCTCTTGCCCATCTCGATCGTGTCGAACGAGGTGCTCATCATTTATCCCAACAGTTATTACATCAAGTGGCTCAATTCTTCACTCATTCAAGGTATGTTATTGTAGATTTAACACTGACAtagaaacctaacctaactttaaCCACATAACCTAACATTTTGGATGCTTGAGACagacctaacctaacctaacattttgaatttgagGTGTTTTGgtatgtacaatattttattatgttattcttCAGGTCTTTGGAACTATGTGTTCCTCTTCTCGAACCTGTCGATCTTTGTGCTGCTCCCGTTCGCCTATTTGTTCACCGAATCGGAAGGATTCTTCGGACACCGCAAAGGACTGATGGCCAGGCTGTACGAAACGTTCACCGTTTTCTGTCTCCTCGGCCTGGTAGTTTTGGGCATGACTTATGTGATTTCCGCACTGATTGACAAAGACAAGTCGAGCATCCAAACTATATTGAGTAAGTTGGCCACTGGTTTCTCTGTTTTAATGTGACTGATAATTGATGTGTTTTACAGATTTGTGGAGTTATTATTTGCCTTTTTTGTACTCATGCATATCGTTTATGGGTGTGCTAATTCTGCTTGGTGAGTATTGCTATATTTCTCAACTAGTTTATAAGACAATGCTTATTAGAAATAAGATCTAACTTCTAACACCATTGTACTGGtcaaaaaacttattctataatgttcctttttattttttatttgaccaAAGTTCTTAGTAAAAGGaaggatttaaataaaacacagtgaataaacattttattaaccaaaaaatttatacaggAACATTATCCTtaatcaaacaattaattattctattgaGATCAAGGTCCAAAGAATTAAGTGAgctttaaataacattattaacccttttttaaaaattaattagtttccaCACCAATGGGATTCGTCCACCTGTTCGACGTGGTGGGCCAGTTCCTGATCAAGCCCCACTTCCTGCGCGACATCAATGAGGAGTACTTCACCTGCGCTCTGGAGGAGGAGTGCCTTCGCCGCAGGCTGAAGCAGACGCAACGCACGGGCAAGTTCTACGTCAGTCCGGCGCCCATGTCGATCTACGAGGTGCCCGCCCACGACGACGAGTTCAAGCTGCCCCGGGGCATCCTGCGGCTGCGCAATGGCGAGCTGCAGAGCGGACTAGGAGTGATGTTGAGTGAGGTGGAGGAGAGAAGAAAGAAGCTAGGTAATAAACGGGTGATTTGCTGTGTGAATCTTTTAGTAAAGCCTGTTTTGCACCCAGATAAACAACGGCAAACGTCTTCGTTGCGAAG
Encoded here:
- the LOC109603122 gene encoding protein Lilipod isoform X2, which codes for MEDYDDEPDLNEQTFHNNVREQIIFLLLFLLLYLASFGLLRRYRRHGREDYYSTDEDEVTVYRISTWLCTFSLAVSIGAVLLLPISIVSNEVLIIYPNSYYIKWLNSSLIQGLWNYVFLFSNLSIFVLLPFAYLFTESEGFFGHRKGLMARLYETFTVFCLLGLVVLGMTYVISALIDKDKSSIQTILNLWSYYLPFLYSCISFMGVLILLVSTPMGFVHLFDVVGQFLIKPHFLRDINEEYFTCALEEECLRRRLKQTQRTGKFYVSPAPMSIYEVPAHDDEFKLPRGILRLRNGELQSGLGVMLSEVEERRKKLDKQRQTSSLRRNVVYPVAMLLLLGLTIIAVLLVLQNTVSLLIGVKALPLSSKQFTLGVSSLSKLGPFGAAMEIVLIIYLIVTSSIGLYTVPVVSRIRPKHRSTPFCLIIANCALLVTISSALPLLSKILGITNFDLLGDFGSIEWLGNFQIVLLYNLLFAAGSTLCVANKFTVKVRRELYARYFWC
- the LOC109603122 gene encoding protein Lilipod isoform X1; this encodes MEDYDDEPDLNEQTFHNNVREQIIFLLLFLLLYLASFGLLRRYRRHGREDYYSTDEDEVTVYRISTWLCTFSLAVSIGAVLLLPISIVSNEVLIIYPNSYYIKWLNSSLIQGLWNYVFLFSNLSIFVLLPFAYLFTESEGFFGHRKGLMARLYETFTVFCLLGLVVLGMTYVISALIDKDKSSIQTILNLWSYYLPFLYSCISFMGVLILLVSTPMGFVHLFDVVGQFLIKPHFLRDINEEYFTCALEEECLRRRLKQTQRTGKFYVSPAPMSIYEVPAHDDEFKLPRGILRLRNGELQSGLGVMLSEVEERRKKLDKQRQTSSLRRNVVYPVAMLLLLGLTIIAVLLVLQNTVSLLIGVKALPLSSKQFTLGVSSLSKLGPFGAAMEIVLIIYLIVTSSIGLYTVPVVSRIRPKHRSTPFCLIIANCALLVTISSALPLLSKILGITNFDLLGDFGSIEWLGNFQIVLLYNLLFAAGSTLCVANKFTVKVRRELYARVFMDEHPPSVPATPRPSVIDIS